A single Blattabacterium sp. (Mastotermes darwiniensis) str. MADAR DNA region contains:
- a CDS encoding SurA N-terminal domain-containing protein, whose product MSLLEKIRRNTWFLFLFIGIVFISFVLDPNILFKFFTRNTNIIGKLNGENILIKEYEDCFQFLKKFRQEDPYYYLKNEAWRLLIHERILNQQAIKLGIQTTKQDFWNAVSKQSIYSYIPFFQDKNGIFDIRKFKLYLNNLENSSNRDNYKIEEEKRIWDYERNNIPKRILAKKYVEMLMYGLNTSLIEAELNYKDKNFFSIVDYVFIPYSEIEHKYNTIKNYEIKNYIKQHKFLYKKENLRSLSFVIFPSEPSLEDEKNMKNKMEKLFYKLKYTNQNANFVSNQSEQPFDSNFYLKKNLPPILKNFVVQNDKIGSMFGPIKRGSIYVLAKIIGKKMISDSVLSSHILISHEEAIRSSNKRTKKEAEKIAKNIYNLVKKNPKKFDFLVKEKSDDVINAKKNKGSLGWLKYDGQNVNVFGKFNIFNSENKKGMIGFSKTEFGYHIIRIDDKSIPKPAYQFAVVIKTIIPSKKTKDILYKNVNKFFIENKNSSLNTLINNARKKRYETIYFKNVRYNQWEIDGLNTEIDKKIIDWSFENNRKEGDTKIMKTSNKDYILVYLSKIRKKGFPVEEIKNNLISFIRRKKIENFFYNFYNMEKKKNLEYIAFYFYKKIKKYYKINFYDSIINNFKEPKVVGFASSLKLYETSKPILGENGIFFIKPLKHSYTSNNPSYFSYEIEILNASLRKKILEILEKVLMDKSKIEDYRKNF is encoded by the coding sequence ATGAGTTTGTTAGAAAAAATTAGAAGAAATACATGGTTTTTATTCCTATTTATAGGAATTGTTTTTATATCTTTTGTATTGGATCCTAATATTTTATTTAAATTTTTTACAAGAAATACCAATATAATTGGAAAATTAAATGGAGAAAATATTCTTATAAAAGAATATGAAGATTGTTTTCAATTTTTAAAAAAATTTCGTCAAGAGGATCCATATTATTATTTAAAAAATGAAGCTTGGAGATTATTGATTCATGAAAGAATTTTAAATCAACAAGCTATAAAATTAGGAATACAAACAACCAAACAAGATTTTTGGAATGCTGTATCCAAACAATCTATATATAGTTATATCCCTTTTTTTCAGGATAAAAATGGAATTTTTGATATAAGAAAATTTAAATTATACCTAAATAATTTGGAAAATTCATCAAATAGAGACAATTATAAAATTGAAGAAGAAAAGAGAATTTGGGATTATGAAAGAAATAATATTCCAAAAAGAATCCTCGCAAAAAAATATGTAGAGATGTTGATGTATGGATTAAATACTTCTTTAATAGAAGCAGAATTAAATTATAAGGACAAAAATTTCTTTTCTATTGTAGATTATGTTTTTATTCCTTATTCAGAAATAGAACATAAATATAATACAATAAAAAATTATGAAATTAAAAATTACATAAAACAACATAAGTTCCTTTATAAAAAAGAAAATTTAAGAAGTCTTAGTTTTGTGATTTTTCCATCAGAACCATCTTTAGAAGATGAAAAAAATATGAAAAATAAAATGGAAAAATTATTTTATAAATTGAAATATACCAATCAAAATGCTAATTTTGTTTCAAATCAATCTGAACAACCTTTTGATTCCAACTTTTATCTAAAAAAAAATCTCCCTCCCATATTGAAAAATTTTGTTGTCCAAAATGATAAGATTGGAAGTATGTTTGGTCCTATAAAAAGAGGAAGTATTTATGTTCTAGCAAAAATAATTGGGAAAAAAATGATATCGGATTCTGTTTTATCAAGTCATATATTAATTTCTCATGAAGAAGCTATACGTTCTTCTAATAAAAGAACTAAAAAAGAAGCTGAAAAAATAGCTAAGAATATATACAATTTGGTTAAAAAAAATCCTAAAAAATTTGATTTTTTAGTAAAGGAAAAATCAGATGATGTAATTAATGCTAAAAAAAATAAAGGAAGTTTAGGATGGTTGAAATATGACGGACAAAATGTTAATGTTTTTGGAAAATTTAATATTTTTAATTCCGAGAATAAAAAAGGAATGATTGGATTTTCTAAAACAGAATTTGGTTATCATATTATAAGGATAGATGATAAAAGTATTCCTAAACCTGCTTATCAATTTGCTGTTGTTATAAAAACGATTATTCCATCTAAAAAAACGAAAGATATTCTTTATAAAAATGTAAATAAATTTTTTATAGAAAATAAAAATTCTAGTTTAAATACATTGATTAATAATGCAAGAAAAAAAAGATATGAAACTATATATTTTAAAAATGTTAGATATAATCAATGGGAAATTGATGGTTTAAATACAGAAATAGATAAAAAAATTATTGATTGGTCTTTTGAAAATAATAGAAAAGAAGGAGATACAAAAATAATGAAGACTTCAAATAAAGATTATATTCTTGTCTATCTTTCAAAGATTAGAAAAAAAGGATTTCCTGTTGAAGAAATCAAAAATAATTTGATTTCTTTCATTAGGAGAAAAAAGATAGAAAATTTCTTCTATAATTTCTATAATATGGAAAAAAAGAAAAATTTAGAATATATAGCATTTTATTTTTACAAAAAAATCAAAAAATATTACAAAATAAATTTTTATGATTCTATAATCAATAATTTTAAAGAACCTAAAGTTGTTGGTTTTGCTTCTTCTTTAAAATTGTATGAAACATCTAAACCTATATTAGGTGAAAATGGAATATTCTTTATAAAACCATTAAAACATAGTTATACTTCTAATAATCCTTCTTATTTTTCTTATGAAATAGAAATTTTAAATGCTTCTTTGAGAAAAAAAATTTTAGAAATCTTGGAAAAAGTATTAATGGATAAATCCAAGATAGAAGATTATAGAAAAAATTTTTAA
- a CDS encoding hemolysin family protein translates to MVFHISMVFFTILVSAFFSGMEMALVSSSLFKIELLEKDSFRYKLLYKSLNKPKKFITTMVIGNTISLVVYGVYMEKLFFYFFTKWFLIYDNYFCIFLLETIVSATIILIIGEFIPKMIFSAYSNELLSFFIVPIYILYKIFSPITNFIICISNIFLNFFGEKEDDQTKIFDKEDLIYFLSENIENNIQGIVESEVEIFHKALKFYERKARECMVPRKEIISSNIETSSIDKIRHKLTEKGISKIVIYRNNIDNIIGYIHYLEILKKKPKNLESIIRPVELVHVTTPIREIMDLLIKKKKSISIVLDEYGGTAGMITIEDILEEFLGDIKDEHDEIKFIENKFNDNEFLFSARLEIDFINGKYKLGLPKSEEYETLGGMIVFHTGYIPKKGEKIIISDSLSIEIKKVSKNKIEEVFLKKRL, encoded by the coding sequence ATGGTTTTTCATATTAGTATGGTTTTTTTTACTATACTTGTATCTGCTTTTTTTTCTGGAATGGAAATGGCTTTAGTTTCTTCCAGTTTATTTAAAATAGAATTATTAGAAAAAGATTCTTTTCGTTATAAATTGCTTTATAAAAGCCTCAATAAACCAAAAAAATTCATAACTACAATGGTGATTGGAAATACCATATCCTTGGTAGTGTATGGAGTTTATATGGAAAAATTGTTTTTTTATTTTTTTACGAAATGGTTTTTAATTTATGATAATTATTTTTGTATTTTTCTTTTAGAAACGATAGTTTCCGCTACTATTATTCTTATTATTGGAGAATTTATTCCTAAAATGATATTTAGCGCATATTCTAATGAATTATTAAGTTTTTTTATTGTTCCTATATATATATTATATAAAATTTTTTCACCTATTACAAATTTCATTATTTGTATATCCAATATTTTTTTAAATTTTTTTGGAGAAAAAGAAGATGATCAAACAAAAATTTTTGATAAAGAAGATTTAATTTATTTCTTATCAGAGAATATAGAAAATAATATTCAGGGAATAGTGGAATCTGAAGTAGAAATATTTCATAAAGCTTTAAAATTTTATGAAAGGAAAGCAAGAGAATGTATGGTTCCTAGAAAAGAAATTATTTCTTCTAATATAGAAACTTCTTCTATTGATAAAATTCGTCATAAACTTACGGAAAAAGGAATCTCAAAAATTGTAATTTATAGAAATAATATAGATAATATTATAGGATATATTCACTATTTAGAAATATTAAAAAAAAAACCAAAAAATCTGGAATCTATAATTAGACCTGTGGAATTAGTTCATGTAACGACTCCAATACGAGAGATAATGGATCTTCTTATTAAGAAAAAAAAAAGTATATCCATAGTATTGGATGAATATGGTGGAACGGCAGGAATGATAACTATAGAGGATATTTTAGAAGAATTTCTTGGAGATATAAAAGATGAACATGATGAAATTAAATTCATTGAAAATAAATTTAATGATAATGAGTTTTTATTTTCTGCTCGTTTAGAGATTGATTTTATTAATGGAAAATACAAATTAGGTCTCCCTAAATCTGAAGAATACGAAACTTTAGGAGGAATGATTGTTTTTCATACAGGATACATTCCTAAAAAAGGAGAAAAAATAATTATTAGCGATTCTTTGTCCATAGAAATAAAAAAGGTCTCTAAAAATAAAATAGAGGAAGTTTTCCTAAAAAAAAGACTATAG